One window of Curtobacterium sp. 458 genomic DNA carries:
- a CDS encoding carbohydrate ABC transporter permease yields the protein MSTIVRPVWAGKPTPVVLALKAVGIVLILAVILFPFLIVFSTSVSSQDDITAAGGYVVWPKSFDLSAYVQILSGGVVTRSVVVTLLVTIVGTALSLASTVLAAYALSRTGSLFQRPILTFVLITFLFAPGMIPLYLMVKQLGLLDNYWALILPSAFSVFNMVVVRGFMMSIPQELIDSAKIDGAGEFRILWQIVLPLSRAVIAVVGLFYAVGYWNAFFNALLYLSDSTKWTLQLVLRTYVLQGSNLVSGAGSDASMQPPAESVQMAVVMIAIIPILAAYPLVQRHLTKGVLTGAVKG from the coding sequence ATGAGCACCATCGTGCGCCCGGTCTGGGCCGGCAAACCGACCCCGGTGGTCCTCGCGCTGAAGGCGGTCGGCATCGTGCTGATCCTGGCCGTCATCCTGTTCCCGTTCCTCATCGTCTTCTCGACGAGCGTCTCGAGCCAGGACGACATCACCGCTGCGGGCGGCTACGTGGTATGGCCGAAGTCGTTCGACCTGTCCGCCTACGTGCAGATCCTGTCCGGCGGCGTCGTGACCCGCTCCGTCGTCGTCACGCTCCTCGTGACGATCGTCGGCACGGCGCTGAGCCTGGCCTCGACCGTGCTCGCGGCCTACGCGCTGAGTCGGACGGGTTCGCTGTTCCAGCGGCCGATCCTGACGTTCGTGCTCATCACGTTCCTGTTCGCCCCGGGGATGATCCCGCTCTACCTGATGGTGAAGCAGCTCGGGTTGCTCGACAACTACTGGGCGCTGATCCTGCCGAGTGCGTTCAGCGTGTTCAACATGGTCGTCGTCCGCGGGTTCATGATGAGCATCCCGCAGGAGCTGATCGACAGCGCCAAGATCGACGGCGCCGGCGAGTTCCGGATCCTGTGGCAGATCGTGCTGCCGCTGTCCCGCGCGGTGATCGCCGTCGTCGGCCTCTTCTACGCGGTGGGGTACTGGAACGCGTTCTTCAACGCCCTGCTGTACCTGTCGGACTCGACGAAGTGGACGCTCCAGCTCGTGCTGCGGACGTACGTGCTGCAGGGCTCGAACCTGGTGTCCGGTGCCGGTTCCGACGCGAGCATGCAGCCGCCCGCCGAGTCCGTCCAGATGGCGGTCGTCATGATCGCGATCATCCCGATCCTCGCCGCCTACCCGCTCGTGCAGCGCCACCTCACCAAGGGCGTGCTGACCGGCGCCGTCAAGGGCTGA
- a CDS encoding ABC transporter ATP-binding protein — MHRHYRLPRRGPFEPGPVRTAVDGVDLTVAAGSRLGIVGESGSGKSTLVRLLAGLEAPTTGTVSASGRPVVASASARALRWFRRETGVVFQDPYASLDPRMRVGAIVAEPLRALRTPGSHASLVASVLERVDLPADAVTRYPHEFSGGQRQRIAIARAVVHSPRILFGDEPMSALDVVVRARVIELFRSLADDLGLTLVLVSHDIGVVQRLCDTVAVMSAGRIVEHGPVSLLDAPQHPVTQALVAAAPTLP, encoded by the coding sequence ATGCACCGGCACTACCGGCTCCCCCGCCGGGGCCCGTTCGAACCCGGGCCCGTCCGGACCGCGGTCGACGGCGTCGACCTGACGGTCGCCGCCGGCAGCCGCCTCGGCATCGTGGGCGAGTCCGGCTCCGGCAAGTCCACCCTGGTGCGACTGCTCGCCGGCCTGGAGGCACCCACCACCGGGACCGTGTCGGCCTCCGGACGGCCTGTGGTCGCGTCGGCGTCCGCGCGGGCGTTGCGCTGGTTCCGCCGCGAGACCGGCGTGGTGTTCCAGGACCCGTACGCCTCGCTCGACCCGCGGATGCGCGTGGGCGCGATCGTCGCCGAACCCCTGCGTGCCCTGCGGACCCCCGGCTCGCACGCGTCGCTCGTGGCGTCCGTGCTCGAGCGGGTGGACCTGCCCGCGGACGCCGTGACGCGGTACCCGCACGAGTTCTCCGGCGGGCAGCGGCAGCGCATCGCGATCGCCCGGGCCGTCGTGCACTCGCCGCGGATCCTGTTCGGCGACGAGCCGATGAGCGCCCTCGACGTGGTGGTCCGCGCCCGCGTGATCGAGCTGTTCCGGTCACTCGCCGACGACCTCGGGCTCACCCTCGTGCTCGTGTCGCACGACATCGGCGTGGTGCAGCGGCTGTGCGACACGGTCGCGGTGATGTCGGCGGGGAGGATCGTCGAGCACGGGCCGGTGTCGCTCCTCGACGCGCCGCAGCACCCGGTGACGCAGGCGCTCGTGGCGGCCGCACCGACGCTGCCGTAG
- a CDS encoding DUF4832 domain-containing protein, with product MSKSNDISRRTALGLGAAGAATVASGILTPGAAQAAGRGTGAGHGFGVGHGSGTPHAAPRLTKRFEPDSTTVLKNPLNGWALYGSAEPPADYWTKYDDVTLPDGSSIRISDVAGVLYMRVSWTILEPSEGVYGWDTNAAFAGILAEARSRGMRLAFRVVVDSRDKANDFTPAWVREAGAVGYENQVGSHTVWTPYPDDPVFQAKYSAFVAAFAARYDDPEVTDFIDGYGLGKWGEGHSMKYLDPANRKQVFDWIIDLYLEHFTTVPLALNYHRLIGAGGDESWGAPDPESEALLDSAYEKGYVLRQDAFGMTDYYADWEKSMAAKWRHRRPIIMEGGWVTAQHDVTKDPRGYEDAADVRQGEFDDSAEAHVNMMDLRNGEALSWFTAETYPLTKRFDAEGGYRLHPSEVSVPTDVRVGSAASISHEWTNTGWGYLPSDLPVWRGKYKAAIGLLRADDTPARVLVDADPEPSEWRKGSPRSYTFAPRITGVAPGRYRWGIAIVDTTRGNVPAIALGATGERANGWLVVGDVTVR from the coding sequence ATGAGCAAGTCGAACGACATCAGCAGACGGACCGCCCTCGGACTCGGCGCCGCGGGAGCCGCCACCGTCGCCTCGGGCATCCTGACACCGGGCGCCGCCCAGGCGGCCGGCCGCGGGACCGGCGCCGGACACGGGTTCGGCGTCGGGCACGGCTCGGGCACCCCACACGCCGCACCACGACTGACGAAGCGCTTCGAGCCCGACAGCACGACGGTGCTGAAGAACCCGCTTAACGGATGGGCCCTCTACGGCTCCGCGGAGCCGCCGGCCGACTACTGGACGAAGTACGACGACGTCACGCTGCCCGACGGCAGCTCGATCCGGATCTCGGACGTGGCCGGGGTGCTGTACATGCGGGTGTCGTGGACGATCCTCGAGCCTTCCGAGGGCGTCTACGGCTGGGACACGAACGCCGCCTTCGCCGGGATCCTCGCCGAGGCACGGTCCCGGGGCATGCGGCTCGCGTTCCGGGTCGTGGTGGACAGCCGCGACAAGGCGAACGACTTCACGCCGGCCTGGGTCCGCGAGGCCGGAGCGGTCGGGTACGAGAACCAGGTCGGATCGCACACGGTGTGGACCCCCTACCCCGACGACCCGGTGTTCCAGGCGAAGTACTCGGCGTTCGTCGCAGCCTTCGCCGCCCGCTACGACGACCCCGAGGTGACCGACTTCATCGACGGGTACGGCCTCGGCAAGTGGGGCGAGGGGCACTCGATGAAGTACCTCGACCCGGCGAACCGCAAGCAGGTGTTCGACTGGATCATCGACCTGTACCTCGAGCACTTCACGACGGTCCCGCTCGCGCTCAACTACCACCGGCTCATCGGGGCCGGCGGTGACGAGAGCTGGGGCGCACCGGACCCGGAGAGCGAGGCGCTCCTCGACTCCGCCTACGAGAAGGGCTACGTCCTCCGTCAGGACGCCTTCGGCATGACCGACTACTACGCCGACTGGGAGAAGTCGATGGCCGCGAAGTGGCGCCACCGTCGGCCGATCATCATGGAGGGCGGCTGGGTCACCGCGCAGCACGACGTCACGAAGGACCCCCGCGGGTACGAGGACGCGGCCGACGTCCGGCAGGGCGAGTTCGACGACTCCGCCGAGGCGCACGTCAACATGATGGACCTCCGCAACGGCGAGGCGCTGTCGTGGTTCACCGCCGAGACGTACCCGCTCACGAAGCGCTTCGACGCCGAGGGCGGCTACCGGCTCCACCCGTCCGAGGTCAGCGTGCCGACGGACGTCCGGGTCGGTTCCGCCGCCTCGATCTCGCACGAGTGGACGAACACGGGGTGGGGGTACCTGCCGTCCGACCTGCCGGTCTGGCGAGGCAAGTACAAGGCCGCGATCGGACTGCTCCGCGCCGACGACACCCCGGCGCGGGTCCTCGTCGATGCGGATCCGGAGCCGTCGGAATGGCGCAAGGGCTCGCCGAGGTCGTACACGTTCGCCCCGCGGATCACCGGCGTCGCCCCGGGTCGGTACCGATGGGGCATCGCGATCGTGGACACGACCCGCGGGAACGTGCCCGCCATCGCCCTCGGCGCGACCGGGGAGCGAGCGAACGGGTGGCTCGTGGTCGGGGACGTCACCGTCCGCTGA
- a CDS encoding ThuA domain-containing protein, with the protein MTDHHRVAERPTDGPVLLGGVGRWTDPWHPFDATNRALVDIGREAGVPLTQAEDVDAALASFASGPLPSLVVVNVGLPRDDRPVPLSWAEAGYGRLLASDVPVFAVHVSSTSFAGDGRWESVLGGVWDRGRTMHPPSGPCTVQVVDDGHPVTDGLSDFALDDERYAYQRVAPDVRVLVDHEHDGIRHPLVWVHDRPGGGTTVYDGLGHGSASFAAPAHRALVAQALRFLAGAP; encoded by the coding sequence GTGACGGATCACCACCGCGTGGCGGAGCGGCCGACCGACGGTCCGGTCCTGCTCGGCGGGGTCGGGCGGTGGACGGATCCCTGGCACCCGTTCGACGCGACGAACCGGGCGCTCGTCGACATCGGCCGCGAGGCCGGCGTGCCGTTGACGCAGGCGGAGGACGTCGACGCAGCCCTCGCCTCCTTCGCGTCCGGACCGCTCCCGTCCCTCGTGGTCGTGAACGTCGGACTCCCGCGCGACGACCGTCCGGTACCGCTGTCGTGGGCGGAGGCCGGGTACGGTCGGCTCCTCGCCAGCGACGTACCGGTGTTCGCCGTGCACGTGTCGTCGACGTCGTTCGCCGGGGACGGGCGGTGGGAGAGCGTCCTCGGCGGGGTGTGGGACCGGGGGAGGACGATGCACCCGCCGTCGGGGCCCTGCACGGTGCAGGTCGTGGACGACGGACACCCGGTCACGGACGGCTTGTCCGACTTCGCGCTCGACGACGAGCGGTACGCGTACCAGCGGGTGGCACCCGACGTGCGTGTGCTCGTCGACCACGAGCACGACGGGATCCGCCACCCGCTCGTCTGGGTGCACGACCGCCCGGGAGGCGGGACCACCGTCTACGACGGACTCGGCCACGGCTCGGCGTCCTTCGCCGCACCGGCGCACCGCGCGCTGGTCGCGCAGGCCCTCCGGTTCCTCGCCGGGGCGCCCTGA
- a CDS encoding ABC transporter ATP-binding protein translates to MTEPTGQAGHAVPVDATGGLEVRDLTVRIAGRTILDRVTFTVPPGRRLGVIGASGSGKSMTALALMGLEPAGAVVTGSIRLDGTELVGLPDRERARHRGSGIGMVFQEPGTALDPLRRVGAQIAEPLRLHHGLDRRGAARRARSLAAEVGLPDPESLLRQYPHQLSGGQRQRVCIAMAVAGEPSYLVADEPTTALDVTTEARILELFERRSAGTVFVTHDLAVLARIADTAVVLDAGRVVEEGPVQQLLSAPSHPATAALVSAARATARRTPGGDR, encoded by the coding sequence ATGACCGAGCCGACCGGACAAGCCGGGCACGCCGTCCCGGTCGACGCGACCGGCGGGCTGGAGGTGCGCGACCTCACGGTCCGGATCGCGGGGCGGACGATCCTCGACCGCGTGACGTTCACCGTGCCTCCCGGCCGACGCCTCGGCGTCATCGGCGCGTCCGGCTCCGGCAAGTCGATGACCGCCCTCGCGCTGATGGGCCTGGAGCCCGCCGGGGCCGTCGTCACCGGGAGCATCCGGCTCGACGGCACCGAACTCGTGGGGCTGCCGGACCGGGAGCGCGCCCGCCACCGCGGATCCGGGATCGGGATGGTGTTCCAGGAGCCGGGCACCGCGCTCGACCCACTCCGTCGGGTCGGGGCGCAGATCGCCGAGCCGCTGCGGCTGCACCACGGCCTCGACCGTCGAGGAGCCGCACGCCGTGCGCGCTCGCTCGCCGCGGAGGTCGGCCTGCCGGACCCCGAGTCCCTGCTCCGGCAGTACCCGCACCAGCTCTCCGGCGGCCAGCGGCAGCGCGTCTGCATCGCGATGGCCGTCGCGGGCGAGCCGTCGTACCTCGTCGCCGACGAGCCGACGACCGCGCTCGACGTCACGACCGAGGCGCGCATCCTCGAGCTCTTCGAGCGACGCTCGGCGGGCACGGTCTTCGTCACGCACGACCTCGCCGTCCTCGCCCGGATCGCCGACACCGCGGTCGTGCTCGACGCGGGACGCGTGGTCGAGGAGGGTCCCGTGCAGCAGCTGCTGTCCGCGCCGTCGCACCCCGCGACCGCCGCCCTCGTGTCCGCCGCCCGGGCCACCGCCCGCCGCACGCCCGGAGGAGACCGGTGA
- a CDS encoding hydroxyacid dehydrogenase, with protein MTSRPVTPRSTATDDRPDRGPVAVAFVLPGPTFERVFAPADVAALHAAPAVRLVHDRPLDPDDPRDAGLLADVECIITGWGSPVLDVRRLDRMPRLRAIAHSAGSVKPVVDDDVWARDIVVTTSAAANAVPVAEFAVAMIVLAAKRAFATASALAASDGAPVDVEGSWPVIGMHGITVGVVGASRVGRAVVERLRDHDVRVLVSDPYLDAAEAASLGVTAVDLETLAAASDIVTLHAPLLPSTRNLVDRHVLGLMRPGATLVNTARGGIVDQEALADRLDRGDLAAVLDVTEPEVLPAGARLRSTPNTFITPHIAGSLGNELRRLAGNAVRETVAFAATGAFTDPIVPDGFAVQA; from the coding sequence ATGACGTCACGCCCCGTCACACCCCGCTCGACCGCCACCGACGACCGCCCCGACCGCGGACCCGTCGCGGTCGCCTTCGTCCTGCCCGGACCGACGTTCGAGCGGGTGTTCGCTCCCGCGGACGTCGCGGCCCTGCACGCCGCGCCGGCCGTCCGGCTCGTGCACGACCGCCCGCTCGACCCCGACGACCCGCGCGACGCGGGCCTGCTCGCCGACGTCGAGTGCATCATCACCGGGTGGGGGAGCCCGGTGCTCGACGTCCGCCGACTCGACCGGATGCCCCGGTTGCGGGCGATCGCCCACTCCGCCGGGTCCGTGAAGCCCGTGGTCGACGACGACGTCTGGGCCCGGGACATCGTCGTCACGACGTCCGCGGCCGCCAACGCCGTCCCCGTCGCCGAGTTCGCGGTCGCGATGATCGTCCTGGCAGCGAAGCGCGCGTTCGCGACGGCGTCCGCCCTCGCCGCGTCCGACGGCGCTCCCGTCGACGTCGAGGGGTCCTGGCCGGTCATCGGCATGCACGGCATCACCGTCGGCGTCGTCGGAGCGTCCCGCGTCGGACGAGCCGTCGTCGAGCGGCTGCGCGACCACGACGTGCGGGTGCTCGTCAGCGACCCGTACCTCGACGCCGCGGAGGCCGCCTCGCTCGGGGTGACCGCCGTCGACCTCGAGACCCTCGCGGCCGCGAGCGACATCGTGACGCTGCACGCACCACTGCTGCCCTCGACCCGGAACCTCGTCGACCGGCACGTGCTCGGCCTGATGCGCCCCGGTGCCACGCTCGTCAACACCGCCCGGGGTGGCATCGTGGACCAGGAGGCCCTCGCCGACCGACTCGACCGGGGCGACCTCGCCGCGGTGCTCGACGTCACCGAGCCCGAGGTGCTGCCGGCCGGCGCTCGGCTCCGCAGCACCCCGAACACCTTCATCACCCCGCACATCGCGGGTTCGCTCGGCAACGAGCTCCGCCGGCTCGCCGGCAACGCCGTCCGCGAGACGGTGGCGTTCGCCGCCACCGGCGCGTTCACCGACCCGATCGTCCCCGACGGCTTCGCCGTCCAAGCCTGA
- a CDS encoding substrate-binding domain-containing protein, with translation MHPTRRQERILAELRVHGSLSASDFADREGISAMTVRRDLAELADRGLVKRVHGGAVSVETLPTAGAPHRPAPRPTNDPDGPGPAALFTLGLVVPDPGYYFPKIVAGVAERTEALGGRVVLGVSRYDPARERQQVERLIAAGVDGLLVTTTVADAFDTLELLDAAPMPVVVVERSVAEAPVGSDLESVRSDHEAGAAIAVRHLAALGHHRIGMAVFDTPTTPQLRTGYERTVRQLGLDQDAPVEVIDETQGVGAATEAYIRRCLDSHTTAVFVHSDHYAVEFVETLTAMGLSIPGDLSVVAYDDEVAALAEVPLTAVAPPKNDVGRFAATMCFERISATAQTGFARRHMTLAPTLSVRGSTAEPPVFGS, from the coding sequence ATGCACCCGACCAGGCGCCAAGAGCGCATCCTCGCCGAGCTGCGCGTCCACGGCAGCCTCTCCGCCTCGGACTTCGCCGACCGCGAGGGCATCTCCGCGATGACCGTGCGCCGTGACCTCGCAGAACTCGCCGACCGCGGCCTCGTGAAACGCGTGCACGGCGGGGCGGTCTCGGTCGAGACCCTCCCCACCGCCGGCGCCCCGCACCGCCCGGCACCGCGCCCGACGAACGACCCCGACGGACCGGGACCCGCGGCCCTCTTCACCCTCGGCCTCGTCGTCCCCGACCCCGGCTACTACTTCCCGAAGATCGTCGCCGGCGTCGCCGAGCGCACCGAGGCACTGGGCGGCCGCGTCGTCCTCGGCGTCTCGCGGTACGACCCGGCACGCGAACGCCAGCAGGTCGAGCGTCTCATCGCCGCCGGGGTCGACGGACTCCTCGTCACCACCACCGTCGCCGACGCCTTCGACACGCTCGAGCTCCTCGACGCCGCACCCATGCCGGTCGTCGTCGTGGAACGCTCCGTCGCCGAGGCCCCCGTCGGGTCCGACCTCGAGTCTGTCCGGAGCGACCACGAGGCCGGGGCAGCGATCGCCGTCCGACACCTCGCCGCGCTCGGACACCACCGGATCGGCATGGCCGTGTTCGACACCCCGACCACCCCGCAGCTCCGCACCGGGTACGAACGCACCGTCCGTCAACTCGGCCTCGACCAGGACGCCCCCGTCGAGGTCATCGACGAGACACAGGGCGTGGGGGCGGCCACCGAGGCGTACATCCGCCGGTGCCTCGACTCGCACACCACCGCGGTCTTCGTGCACTCCGACCACTACGCCGTCGAGTTCGTCGAGACGCTCACCGCCATGGGCCTGTCGATCCCGGGAGACCTGTCCGTCGTGGCGTACGACGACGAGGTCGCAGCGCTCGCCGAGGTCCCGCTCACGGCCGTCGCCCCGCCGAAGAACGATGTCGGCCGCTTCGCCGCGACGATGTGCTTCGAGCGGATCTCGGCGACCGCGCAGACCGGGTTCGCTCGGCGTCACATGACGCTGGCTCCGACGCTCAGCGTCCGGGGATCGACGGCCGAACCGCCCGTGTTCGGTTCGTGA
- a CDS encoding heparinase II/III family protein: protein MPSSLDAPTADPAVRSTSATTFAARLTPAARAAVRPRSWRAAPDVRDRAAWAGATDVDREALLSTAADRRDTALVEYPTLARWATYSRDGDRRPYERSLRNVMESAATASLALGVTGDDEWVATLGDTVWRLCELSAWCLPSHYALPEDGARPFLPVPGRDVLDLNDAALGGMLAAIDSFAGERLEQDFPGIRARVHHEVRRRVLDPWEQEEYFWHGTDDAPPNNWAPWIVSNVLVCAAVVEPDAGRLTATLDRALGILDRFRAGYDDDGSCDEGATYWWWAGATLFEALDLLTTVTHGAFDGWTVAPVAAMARFPMSMQIDADHQVNHSDGSPVLPENANWHLLARFGAVVGDDDVVQHARWMGRRHPLRFDGQLAPLFLRTLHELRTPDWQRAGAAAPGMPRSLYLPGTEVAVARADGFFLSAKGGHNDVSHNHNDAGSVIVSLDGEPVVVDAGVGVYHRETFMPDTRYGIWTMRSSWHSVPWPNGVEQHEGAAFRATGTTFADDGGRASLSMDLAAAYPADSGLERARRVASIDRTTDSVEVHDEWTFRRPGTMTLVVLTLHEPQPTPGGLLVGPAHLAVDAALGVEVERRDLDDEKLRAAWGPALHRILLVQRDPAVSGSHTLRITRA, encoded by the coding sequence ATGCCCTCCTCCCTGGATGCCCCGACCGCCGACCCCGCCGTCCGGTCCACCTCCGCCACCACCTTCGCCGCTCGGCTCACCCCTGCCGCGCGAGCCGCCGTGCGACCGCGCTCGTGGCGCGCCGCCCCCGACGTGCGGGACCGTGCGGCGTGGGCGGGTGCCACCGACGTCGACCGGGAGGCACTGCTCTCGACCGCCGCGGACCGGCGCGACACGGCGCTGGTCGAGTACCCGACGCTCGCCCGGTGGGCGACCTACAGCCGCGACGGCGACCGTCGGCCCTACGAACGGTCGCTGCGCAACGTCATGGAGTCCGCAGCGACGGCGTCCCTGGCGCTCGGCGTCACCGGTGACGACGAGTGGGTGGCGACCCTGGGCGACACGGTCTGGCGCCTCTGCGAACTGAGCGCCTGGTGCCTGCCGTCGCACTACGCCCTGCCAGAGGACGGCGCACGGCCGTTCCTGCCGGTACCGGGCCGTGATGTGCTCGACCTCAACGACGCCGCGCTCGGCGGGATGCTCGCCGCGATCGACTCGTTCGCGGGGGAGCGGCTCGAACAGGACTTCCCGGGCATCCGCGCGCGGGTGCACCACGAGGTGCGGCGGCGGGTGCTCGACCCGTGGGAGCAGGAGGAGTACTTCTGGCACGGCACGGACGACGCACCGCCGAACAACTGGGCGCCGTGGATCGTGTCGAACGTCCTCGTCTGCGCCGCCGTGGTCGAACCGGACGCCGGCCGGCTCACCGCGACCCTCGATCGTGCGCTCGGCATCCTCGACCGCTTCCGCGCCGGGTACGACGACGACGGCAGCTGCGACGAGGGGGCAACGTACTGGTGGTGGGCCGGCGCGACGCTCTTCGAGGCGCTCGACCTGCTGACCACCGTCACCCACGGGGCGTTCGACGGGTGGACGGTCGCCCCCGTGGCCGCGATGGCCCGCTTCCCGATGAGCATGCAGATCGACGCCGACCACCAGGTCAACCACTCGGACGGGTCACCCGTGCTCCCCGAGAACGCGAACTGGCACCTCCTCGCCCGCTTCGGCGCCGTGGTCGGCGACGACGACGTCGTGCAGCACGCTCGCTGGATGGGACGTCGGCACCCCCTGCGCTTCGACGGGCAACTCGCCCCGCTGTTCCTCCGGACGCTCCACGAGCTCCGAACGCCGGACTGGCAGCGCGCCGGTGCCGCGGCGCCGGGCATGCCGCGGTCGCTGTACCTGCCCGGAACCGAGGTCGCCGTCGCCCGTGCCGACGGGTTCTTCCTGTCCGCGAAGGGTGGCCACAACGACGTCAGTCACAACCACAACGACGCGGGCTCGGTGATCGTGTCGCTCGACGGCGAACCGGTGGTCGTCGACGCCGGTGTCGGCGTGTACCATCGCGAGACCTTCATGCCCGACACGCGGTACGGCATCTGGACCATGCGGTCGAGCTGGCACAGCGTGCCGTGGCCGAACGGTGTCGAACAGCACGAGGGGGCCGCGTTCCGCGCGACCGGCACGACGTTCGCCGACGACGGCGGCCGGGCGTCCCTGTCGATGGACCTCGCGGCCGCGTACCCGGCCGACTCCGGGCTCGAGCGTGCCCGACGGGTCGCCTCGATCGACCGGACGACGGACAGCGTCGAGGTGCACGACGAGTGGACGTTCCGCCGCCCCGGCACCATGACCCTCGTCGTCCTGACCCTGCACGAGCCGCAGCCGACGCCCGGCGGGCTCCTCGTCGGACCCGCCCACCTCGCGGTCGACGCGGCCCTCGGGGTCGAGGTCGAACGACGTGACCTCGACGACGAGAAGCTCCGCGCCGCGTGGGGGCCAGCCCTGCACCGGATCCTGCTCGTGCAACGCGACCCGGCGGTCTCGGGATCGCACACGCTCCGGATCACCCGCGCGTGA
- a CDS encoding ABC transporter permease subunit — MSATMVDPATRAEPARSGSAPEVRKVPFTARLRRDYPLLVMVAPAVVLLLLFVYVPLLGNVIAFMDYQPYIPISQSPWVGVQNFAVMFADADFWRATINTLEITFIQLVLFFPVPIALALLIHSLVWPWLRATVQSVLYLPHFLSWVIVVGFFQQSLGSGGVLNHALRQLDVGTVGIMSDPATFKLLLTSQVIWKDAGWGTIIFLAALAAIDDNLYEAAAIDGAGAWSRFWHVTLPGIRPIIVLLLILRLGEALSVGFEQIILQRNAVGADAAEVLDTYVYYHGVIDGNWSTGIAVGLVKGLVGFVLIMAANKAAHMLGEQGVYSRS, encoded by the coding sequence ATGAGCGCGACGATGGTCGACCCGGCCACGAGGGCGGAGCCGGCACGGTCCGGCTCCGCTCCGGAGGTCAGGAAGGTCCCCTTCACCGCCCGGTTGCGGCGCGACTACCCGCTGCTGGTCATGGTGGCGCCCGCGGTCGTCCTGCTGCTGTTGTTCGTGTACGTGCCGTTGCTCGGCAACGTGATCGCGTTCATGGACTACCAGCCGTACATCCCGATCTCGCAGAGCCCGTGGGTGGGGGTGCAGAACTTCGCGGTGATGTTCGCCGACGCCGACTTCTGGCGGGCGACGATCAACACGCTGGAGATCACGTTCATCCAACTGGTGCTGTTCTTCCCGGTGCCGATCGCCCTTGCACTGCTCATCCACTCGCTGGTGTGGCCGTGGCTCCGGGCGACGGTGCAGTCGGTGCTGTACCTGCCGCACTTCCTGTCGTGGGTGATCGTCGTCGGCTTCTTCCAGCAGTCCCTGGGGTCGGGCGGCGTGCTGAACCACGCGTTGCGGCAGCTGGACGTCGGCACGGTCGGGATCATGAGCGACCCGGCGACGTTCAAGCTGCTGCTGACGAGCCAGGTGATCTGGAAGGACGCCGGGTGGGGGACGATCATCTTCCTCGCCGCGCTGGCCGCGATCGACGACAACCTGTACGAGGCCGCGGCGATCGACGGTGCCGGGGCGTGGAGCCGCTTCTGGCACGTGACGCTGCCCGGGATCCGGCCCATCATCGTCCTGCTGCTCATCCTGCGGCTCGGTGAGGCGCTGTCCGTGGGGTTCGAGCAGATCATCCTGCAGCGGAACGCCGTGGGGGCCGATGCGGCCGAAGTGCTCGACACGTACGTCTACTACCACGGGGTCATCGACGGGAACTGGTCCACCGGCATCGCCGTCGGCCTGGTGAAGGGCCTCGTCGGCTTCGTCCTCATCATGGCGGCGAACAAGGCCGCCCACATGCTCGGCGAGCAGGGAGTGTATTCACGATCATGA